Below is a window of Virgibacillus sp. NKC19-3 DNA.
AAAATAATTATCCCGTTGCTTACAGCCATTGGGAATCAACACCAGTTTATAATTACCGTGCATTAATTTATGCATATGATGCAGAAAATATTGCTGTGACAGGTAAAGGTACATTGGATGGGCAAGCCAGTGATTCTGTATGGTGGGACTGGAAACATCAAATTGAAGCAACTTGGTCTGAAAGTGACGAAAGTTTACAGGAAAAAGCAAGTAATCAGCTGAGAGATATGAATAATTCCGGTGTTCCAGTAGAAGAAAGAGTGTTTGGTGATGGAGGATATTTGCGGCCTAACTTTATTCAAATAATCGAATCTGAAAATGTTTTGCTTGAAGATGTAACTTTAAATAATTCACCGATGTGGCAGGTTAATCCTGTATTATCTACCAATATAACTGTTAGAGGAATGACACTGCAGTCTCATGGTCACAACAATGATGGTATTGATCCGGAAAGTAGCAACTATGTTCTGATTGAAGATAATTTCTTTGATACTGGTGATGATGGCATTGCAATTAAATCTGGCAGAGATTTAGATGGAAGGGAATTAGATATACCAAGTCAAAATATTATTATTCAAAATAATACTTTTGCTGATGGTCACGGTGGTATTGCATTAGGGAGTGAAATGAGCGGAGGGATTAAAAACGTATTTGCAAATAACAATCATTTTGATAGCCCGAATTTGACTTATCCATTACGCTTTAAAACTAATGCAAAAAGAGGAGGGGTAATCGAGAATATTTATTTAGGAAATTCCGAAATAGAAACAATTAATGAGGCTACTATTCATGGTACTATGTATTATGCAGATGGTAAAAACGGTGACTATCTTCCTGAGTTTAAGAATATTTTAATTGAGAATGTTAAAAGTAATGGTGGGGAATATGGTATTTTTATGGAGGCTTTTGAGGAGGTACCGATTAAAGGACTTGTGTTAAGAAATGTCGAAATTACAAATACCGCAAATGCTATAAGAGCAATGAATTGGGCGGATGATACTGTAATGGAAAATGTTACAATTAATGGAGAAACTTATCCCCGACCCACTGACACAAGAATTTTAGGTGTTCCTTCACCAGGTGCGCAGTTGAATGCAACATCACTTCTAATTGGAGGAAATACTGACACAATTTCTTATACTTGGTTAATATCAGATACA
It encodes the following:
- a CDS encoding glycoside hydrolase family 28 protein; translation: MRKILFVVFASLLIVSIMIIVTFNINSTKGTEEEKEEETEGLSWDMAEEILTHISDPEFPEYKVNIMDFGANADGSTLDTKAFEKAIQHVNEQGGGTVVVPEGTYLIGSIELLSNVNLHLKDENTLIKFTTDINENNYPVAYSHWESTPVYNYRALIYAYDAENIAVTGKGTLDGQASDSVWWDWKHQIEATWSESDESLQEKASNQLRDMNNSGVPVEERVFGDGGYLRPNFIQIIESENVLLEDVTLNNSPMWQVNPVLSTNITVRGMTLQSHGHNNDGIDPESSNYVLIEDNFFDTGDDGIAIKSGRDLDGRELDIPSQNIIIQNNTFADGHGGIALGSEMSGGIKNVFANNNHFDSPNLTYPLRFKTNAKRGGVIENIYLGNSEIETINEATIHGTMYYADGKNGDYLPEFKNILIENVKSNGGEYGIFMEAFEEVPIKGLVLRNVEITNTANAIRAMNWADDTVMENVTINGETYPRPTDTRILGVPSPGAQLNATSLLIGGNTDTISYTWLISDTKDGTYEQIATGEQWTVPENVAGKFIKVTVKDKNNSEQTSIAYQVLKNNQVTNSDSSVEFAANRIASKGIINPDSTINLNTEITRIEVARMLSKMWDLTTPEQDIDIDDIDKSDPDYDMVAAVLEEEMLVLQDGNFNPNDTITREEMASVAVMSSGLSFKNASTIYDSTFNDGDEIEDVYLTNVERAKQFNFLTEKESDIFSPKDEVTYAEAIEVMDRVSDFAGK